The following are from one region of the Ruficoccus sp. ZRK36 genome:
- a CDS encoding alpha/beta hydrolase: MDNYPDPTHANIRYSEHYTQSVLDIWIPAADSPTPVAVYFHGGAFTGGSKDTPFGEEAARTLLDQGIAIISVEYPFLGQSHLQTGQVIPSLDEQGYFAVLEECGFAIQYIIDHASDYNIDPELILLSGGSAGAVISEYLTYGTDFPVAACVAIAQPYRFDEYAQSFHPRPVPLYLLSTADTDDVVHHPQHARMMAEFCRKHDIPVEIYGSGKNGLPKVPGSQPIIVYACDKTFARHLAQ, encoded by the coding sequence ATGGATAATTATCCCGACCCCACCCACGCGAACATCCGCTACAGCGAGCACTACACGCAGTCTGTATTAGACATCTGGATACCGGCGGCAGACTCGCCGACTCCGGTCGCTGTTTATTTCCACGGCGGCGCCTTCACGGGTGGCAGCAAGGATACACCATTCGGGGAAGAAGCCGCGCGCACGCTGCTCGATCAGGGCATCGCCATCATCAGCGTTGAGTATCCCTTTCTCGGCCAGTCCCATTTGCAAACCGGGCAGGTCATTCCCTCTCTGGACGAGCAAGGCTACTTTGCGGTGCTTGAGGAGTGCGGATTCGCGATCCAGTACATCATCGATCACGCCTCGGATTACAACATCGACCCGGAGCTCATCCTGCTCAGTGGTGGCTCAGCCGGAGCCGTCATCTCCGAGTATCTGACCTACGGAACGGATTTCCCCGTCGCGGCCTGTGTCGCGATTGCCCAGCCCTACCGCTTTGATGAGTATGCGCAGTCCTTTCACCCCCGACCGGTACCGCTGTACCTGCTTTCCACCGCAGACACCGATGACGTCGTCCACCATCCGCAGCATGCCAGGATGATGGCCGAGTTTTGCCGTAAGCATGACATCCCGGTCGAGATTTATGGCTCGGGTAAGAATGGGCTCCCCAAGGTGCCCGGCTCTCAACCGATCATCGTCTACGCCTGCGACAAGACATTTGCCAGGCACTTGGCCCAATAG
- a CDS encoding FAD-dependent oxidoreductase translates to MPVPSANSHHDYDLIVIGAGSGGFGAAYAASRMGCRVLLVEKNTLLGGNATHGGVNVWEPGVGGTGIPFELYKRLKRRRDAVGIYSFGRHMAWHHDASAPPFPGGELILDPTKRYLDTLRRYGAPPDFREERFRREHWHGVPFEPEPYAETMREMLEETGHCSILTGVALERVQHEGSSITGLTLSNGARVSARFYVDATASLVLAKSAGCTTTRGQEAQSRYHEKGAPATPGKHLNGASLLFRVMPAPHPCVEPCPDDIPRRCWWQDDFPAASCVQYPGGGYSINPLPTMEGREALERGHESAYGECLRRIRACWRHMQLTFPEFQSYQIAWVAPTLGIREGTRLVGRYVLTEHDLDAGLSHQTHDDIIAISDHAKDIHGGAQGRRGAHELAGPYGIPYRCLLPQEFDNMLVACRGASFSAIAASSCRLSRTMMQLGQAAGTAAALATCRG, encoded by the coding sequence ATGCCGGTGCCATCCGCCAACTCTCACCATGACTACGACCTGATCGTTATCGGTGCAGGCAGTGGGGGCTTTGGGGCAGCCTACGCAGCCTCACGCATGGGCTGCCGAGTCCTGTTGGTTGAGAAAAATACGCTACTCGGCGGCAATGCCACACACGGCGGCGTCAATGTCTGGGAGCCCGGCGTCGGCGGTACGGGGATTCCCTTTGAGCTCTACAAACGCCTGAAGCGACGCCGCGACGCCGTTGGCATCTATTCGTTTGGGCGGCATATGGCCTGGCACCATGACGCATCCGCACCACCCTTTCCCGGAGGGGAGCTCATTCTCGACCCGACAAAGCGCTATCTCGATACCCTCCGCCGTTACGGGGCACCTCCAGACTTCCGGGAGGAGCGCTTCCGCAGGGAGCATTGGCATGGTGTACCTTTCGAGCCAGAGCCCTATGCCGAAACGATGCGGGAGATGCTGGAGGAAACCGGGCACTGCTCGATCCTGACTGGCGTAGCGCTAGAGAGAGTCCAGCATGAGGGAAGCAGTATCACTGGCTTAACCCTCTCGAACGGCGCACGGGTATCCGCTCGCTTTTATGTGGATGCAACGGCAAGCCTTGTCCTCGCAAAATCCGCTGGCTGCACCACGACACGCGGGCAGGAGGCGCAGTCCCGCTATCATGAAAAGGGTGCCCCCGCCACCCCCGGTAAGCACTTGAACGGAGCATCGCTGCTCTTTCGTGTCATGCCAGCCCCCCACCCCTGCGTAGAGCCGTGCCCGGACGACATCCCCCGGCGATGCTGGTGGCAGGACGACTTCCCGGCGGCTTCCTGTGTCCAGTACCCCGGCGGCGGCTATAGCATCAACCCACTTCCTACCATGGAGGGAAGAGAAGCCCTCGAGCGTGGGCATGAATCCGCCTATGGTGAATGTCTGAGACGGATTCGTGCCTGCTGGCGTCACATGCAGCTGACGTTTCCAGAATTCCAGAGCTACCAGATAGCCTGGGTAGCCCCGACCCTCGGCATCCGCGAGGGGACACGCCTGGTCGGGCGCTACGTCCTCACCGAGCACGACCTCGACGCTGGCCTGAGCCACCAGACACACGACGACATCATCGCCATCTCCGACCATGCCAAGGATATCCATGGCGGAGCACAGGGGCGGCGCGGTGCACATGAATTAGCAGGCCCCTACGGCATCCCCTACCGCTGCCTGCTTCCGCAGGAGTTCGACAACATGCTGGTCGCCTGCCGTGGGGCTAGCTTTTCGGCCATCGCGGCATCCAGCTGCCGCCTCTCCCGCACGATGATGCAGCTGGGGCAGGCAGCAGGGACGGCGGCAGCGCTTGCGACATGCAGAGGATAG
- a CDS encoding lysylphosphatidylglycerol synthase transmembrane domain-containing protein: protein MKKWIHMLGLLIFAWLLFHIGIDRVLQEIPRMEVGWFLTAIALTIPLSLLFTYRFHVILRDCGIGLSFGKCFRYYLLGQYYGFITPGKIGSFYRIYLIKDGEGVPLKHSFWAVVTDRIADIFGMGALACVGCVIIFPYTPVFFWVFLGMGLLALLLIYAMVQRKRVSKLLRYIVPAKFHQDYLSKDDLIVLPSPSRLLVIAAISLLCWAGIFFQGWIVVRAYTTAFPAADYILVAPIASIIGLIPVSVSGFGTRDSVYIYLLSIYGISETMALTLSLLCYFVNAAIPSITGGLYELFLFVKQRLRTHA, encoded by the coding sequence ATGAAAAAGTGGATACACATGCTGGGGCTGCTCATTTTCGCCTGGCTCTTGTTCCACATCGGCATCGACCGCGTGCTGCAGGAAATCCCCCGCATGGAGGTCGGCTGGTTTCTGACCGCCATCGCCCTGACGATTCCTCTCAGCCTGCTCTTCACCTACCGCTTTCATGTCATCCTGCGCGACTGTGGCATCGGGCTGAGCTTCGGGAAGTGCTTCCGCTACTACCTGCTGGGGCAGTACTACGGCTTTATTACGCCTGGCAAGATCGGCTCTTTCTATCGCATTTACCTGATCAAGGACGGTGAGGGCGTGCCCCTCAAGCACTCCTTCTGGGCCGTCGTCACAGACCGCATCGCTGACATATTCGGGATGGGGGCGCTGGCCTGCGTGGGGTGCGTCATTATTTTCCCCTACACGCCCGTCTTTTTCTGGGTCTTCCTTGGCATGGGCCTGCTGGCCCTCTTGCTGATTTACGCTATGGTCCAGCGCAAGCGCGTGAGCAAGCTTCTGCGCTATATCGTCCCGGCAAAATTTCATCAGGACTATCTCAGCAAGGATGATTTGATCGTCCTGCCCTCCCCCTCGCGCCTGCTGGTCATCGCCGCGATTTCGCTCCTGTGCTGGGCCGGTATATTCTTTCAGGGCTGGATCGTCGTGCGCGCCTACACGACAGCCTTCCCGGCGGCAGATTATATTCTGGTAGCGCCCATCGCCTCGATTATCGGGCTGATTCCCGTGTCGGTCAGTGGCTTCGGGACTCGCGACAGCGTATACATCTATCTGCTCTCGATCTATGGCATCAGCGAAACCATGGCACTGACGCTCTCTCTGCTGTGTTACTTCGTCAATGCGGCGATCCCGTCCATCACTGGCGGACTGTACGAGCTCTTCCTCTTCGTGAAGCAGCGGCTACGCACTCACGCGTAG
- a CDS encoding methyltransferase domain-containing protein: MVPAAQNDLTAPETVHETEVYGITYDRITTSRHQVRTVKNYGIKTVLESPSMGAKAAGSLYSLGFGAAGCDITLVNPEPAPLEEWKTLGWQDRVTSVQAEDYAQLPFEDNSFDMAWNFATFANMPDPVAWTREMTRVSKDYVMVVSCNNCQAGYPWHRFLHRINNIPWTHGDTYFNFIWNVKKMFRDCGMDIVEFGAFDSPPWPDPVGFRDIRLHKIGTPQQPKEISWTVPFVEMWKKQEFPLWMRALNLYDVNLRKGYLKLPISHLFYVIGKKRK, from the coding sequence ATGGTACCAGCAGCACAGAATGATTTAACAGCCCCGGAAACGGTCCACGAAACCGAAGTCTACGGCATCACCTATGACCGTATAACAACCTCCCGGCACCAGGTCCGCACGGTCAAAAACTACGGCATCAAGACCGTCCTGGAAAGCCCCTCCATGGGCGCCAAGGCCGCCGGCTCACTCTACTCTCTTGGCTTCGGGGCCGCCGGCTGCGACATCACCCTGGTCAACCCCGAGCCAGCTCCGCTGGAGGAGTGGAAAACGCTCGGCTGGCAGGACCGCGTCACCAGCGTACAAGCCGAAGACTACGCGCAGCTGCCCTTCGAGGATAACAGCTTCGATATGGCGTGGAACTTCGCGACCTTTGCAAACATGCCCGACCCCGTGGCCTGGACCCGTGAGATGACACGCGTCTCCAAGGACTACGTCATGGTCGTCTCCTGCAACAACTGTCAGGCGGGCTACCCCTGGCACCGGTTCCTGCACCGCATCAATAACATCCCCTGGACCCACGGCGACACCTACTTCAACTTCATCTGGAACGTGAAGAAGATGTTCCGTGACTGCGGGATGGACATCGTCGAGTTCGGAGCTTTTGACTCTCCTCCCTGGCCCGACCCGGTCGGCTTCCGCGACATCCGCCTGCACAAGATCGGCACCCCGCAGCAACCCAAGGAAATCAGCTGGACGGTGCCCTTTGTTGAAATGTGGAAGAAGCAGGAGTTCCCTCTCTGGATGCGGGCGCTCAACCTCTACGACGTAAACCTGCGCAAGGGCTACCTGAAGCTGCCGATATCGCACCTGTTCTACGTCATCGGGAAGAAGCGCAAGTAA
- a CDS encoding radical SAM protein, translated as MGYLSKLSRIGPKLIGYKLAKHRLAKVPMPINFTYSITHACQSLCKTCNIGLLYRENPKLTQDELKLDEIEKIFKSIGPGHIYFFNISGGEPFLRKEIPEIVRLALRHLKPAIIHSPTNALMPDIIAQRVEAIMGIIEEEAPGTHFTIKPSFDAVGEKHDVIRGVKGNFDRLLKTIEKLKDVQKRHPNLYIGLGTVISNFSIDHLPETAEYVRKLNVDSYISEIAEQRSEMSNTDDPITPSAERYAEAIQYFKNETRKELKNKPLLSRLTMSMRLVYYDLVVQILKKEKQVIPCYGGITNAHMNSYGDIWPCAILAYSKNMGNLRDFDYDFRKLWQDHVTSAEVRKYIHERKCHCPLANQSYSNILMSPKSMLKSIRHILFN; from the coding sequence ATGGGCTACCTCTCCAAACTTTCCCGCATTGGCCCCAAGCTCATTGGCTACAAACTGGCCAAGCACCGCTTAGCCAAGGTGCCAATGCCCATTAATTTTACGTATTCGATCACACACGCATGCCAGTCTCTGTGCAAAACCTGTAATATCGGCCTGCTCTACCGTGAGAACCCCAAGCTCACCCAGGACGAGCTCAAACTGGATGAAATAGAGAAGATTTTCAAAAGCATCGGCCCCGGCCACATCTACTTTTTCAATATCAGCGGCGGAGAGCCCTTCCTGCGGAAAGAGATACCGGAGATCGTCCGCCTGGCCCTGCGCCATCTCAAGCCCGCGATCATCCACTCCCCGACAAACGCGTTGATGCCGGACATCATCGCCCAGCGCGTCGAGGCTATCATGGGCATAATTGAGGAGGAGGCTCCCGGCACTCACTTCACGATCAAGCCGTCCTTTGACGCTGTCGGCGAAAAGCATGATGTAATCCGCGGCGTAAAGGGCAACTTTGACCGCCTGCTGAAGACCATCGAAAAGCTCAAGGACGTCCAAAAGCGCCACCCCAATCTTTACATCGGTCTTGGCACCGTCATCTCGAACTTCAGCATCGACCATCTCCCCGAGACAGCCGAGTACGTCCGCAAGCTGAACGTGGACAGCTACATCAGCGAGATTGCAGAGCAGCGCTCGGAAATGTCCAACACCGATGACCCGATCACGCCCAGTGCGGAGCGCTACGCCGAGGCCATCCAGTACTTTAAGAACGAAACCCGCAAGGAGCTCAAAAACAAGCCGCTCCTCTCCCGGCTGACCATGTCGATGCGTCTGGTCTACTACGACCTGGTGGTTCAGATCCTGAAAAAAGAGAAGCAGGTCATCCCCTGCTATGGCGGGATCACCAATGCCCACATGAACTCCTATGGCGACATCTGGCCGTGCGCGATCCTCGCCTACAGCAAGAACATGGGCAACCTTCGCGACTTCGACTATGACTTCCGGAAGCTCTGGCAGGACCACGTCACCAGCGCCGAGGTCCGCAAATACATCCATGAGCGCAAGTGCCACTGCCCGCTGGCCAACCAGTCGTACTCCAACATCCTGATGAGCCCCAAATCCATGCTCAAAAGCATCCGGCACATCCTGTTCAACTAA
- a CDS encoding ATP-binding protein — translation MKIWKRIILGFIVVIAIMMVVDYNALRDNIQIIRQVDDLELSKRKELIESYRTAYLLQRIKSNVRELLLETEVDERPDEIDLARDEVTTAIPQLQASIQELKAATYLGLNREGQDEEEQEELERLNSLLDLTPAFLTGLEKMFELHDQGKHKEADDQFEDFVEPLSREMQTVAAEVSSGAEEEIQWAIQQLNMRVKKAVEQGIYLSALSICLAMAIGLLISRSISRPLMKLIEGADEIGRGNLETTVELNTKGELQLLAGSFNQMARELKTKIDSIDSVNKELLESNRTKDTFFSIIAHDLRNPFNAILGYSYILSEDYENYDDEERLQFIKEIDRSSRITFELLENLLHWARSQSDKIKIEKQTVRLHDAIEDSTDSHSANAKAKSISLVNEVPPEMTLEVDRSTFAVILNNVISNALKFTPDGGRVVITAKQVHGQVALSVKDNGVGMSEETMSKIFLIRGNKSTLGTRSENGTGLGLVLVKDFTERNGGSVEVKSKLGEGSEFIFRFPA, via the coding sequence ATGAAGATCTGGAAGAGGATCATCCTCGGCTTTATCGTCGTTATCGCCATCATGATGGTGGTCGACTACAACGCGCTCCGGGACAACATCCAAATCATCCGCCAGGTTGATGATCTGGAGCTCTCCAAGCGCAAGGAGCTGATCGAGTCGTACCGCACCGCCTACCTGCTGCAGCGGATCAAATCCAATGTGCGCGAGCTCCTTCTGGAGACAGAGGTCGACGAGAGACCCGATGAAATTGATCTGGCGAGGGATGAAGTCACCACAGCAATCCCCCAGCTCCAAGCCTCGATACAGGAGCTAAAGGCAGCGACCTATCTAGGACTCAACCGCGAAGGACAAGATGAAGAAGAACAAGAAGAACTGGAACGACTCAACTCTCTGCTCGATCTGACTCCGGCATTTCTCACCGGGCTAGAAAAGATGTTCGAGCTCCACGATCAAGGTAAACACAAAGAGGCGGACGATCAATTCGAGGACTTTGTCGAACCGTTGTCGCGGGAGATGCAAACGGTTGCCGCCGAGGTATCCAGCGGTGCAGAAGAAGAGATCCAGTGGGCCATCCAACAGCTTAACATGCGGGTCAAAAAAGCGGTTGAGCAAGGCATCTATCTATCGGCCCTCAGCATATGTCTCGCAATGGCAATCGGCCTCCTCATCTCGCGATCCATTTCCCGGCCCCTGATGAAGCTGATCGAAGGCGCTGACGAAATCGGCCGTGGAAACCTGGAGACAACCGTCGAACTGAACACCAAAGGCGAACTTCAGCTACTCGCCGGATCGTTTAACCAGATGGCCCGCGAGCTTAAGACGAAGATAGACTCGATCGACAGCGTAAACAAGGAGCTGCTGGAGTCTAATCGCACCAAGGACACCTTTTTCTCGATTATCGCTCATGACCTGAGGAATCCCTTTAACGCGATCCTCGGCTACTCCTACATCCTCTCTGAGGACTATGAAAACTACGACGATGAGGAGCGGCTACAGTTCATCAAGGAGATCGACCGCTCTTCACGGATCACCTTTGAGCTGCTGGAAAACCTGCTCCACTGGGCGCGCTCCCAGAGCGATAAAATTAAAATAGAAAAGCAGACAGTACGTCTGCACGACGCAATCGAGGACTCCACCGACTCTCACTCTGCCAACGCAAAGGCCAAGTCAATCTCGCTGGTAAACGAAGTCCCGCCGGAGATGACGCTTGAGGTCGACCGGTCAACCTTTGCCGTCATCTTAAACAACGTCATCAGCAACGCCCTGAAGTTCACACCGGACGGCGGACGAGTCGTCATAACGGCCAAGCAGGTCCATGGGCAAGTCGCTCTCTCCGTCAAAGACAACGGCGTCGGCATGAGCGAGGAAACGATGAGCAAGATATTCCTCATACGCGGGAACAAATCAACGCTCGGCACCAGGAGTGAAAACGGAACCGGGCTCGGCCTCGTGCTGGTCAAAGACTTCACCGAGCGTAACGGAGGCAGCGTAGAGGTTAAGAGCAAGCTCGGTGAAGGCAGCGAGTTTATCTTCAGGTTCCCGGCCTAA
- a CDS encoding SDR family oxidoreductase, producing MNKNPLTVIVTGGSGGFGAGIAGALSQAGHHVYITGRNHDKLLQVANATGATSVVADVTSPADWDCVIDTVMTERGCIDVLVNNAGAGGRIAPVDEQTDEEIIETINLNLTAVLLGCRRVGKIMKSQHSGYVINVSSICAQYSWSGWSVYSAAKAGVERLSKGLYAELRESGVRVTTLTPSWGATEFGEASSIAGHPTLDPEVRRQCIQPDDMGRLVLHLVSTPSHLNQLELTVLPTVQDISPL from the coding sequence ATGAATAAAAATCCATTAACCGTAATCGTAACCGGAGGCTCCGGTGGCTTTGGCGCCGGTATTGCCGGGGCGCTATCCCAGGCCGGGCACCATGTTTACATCACAGGTCGAAACCACGACAAGCTGTTGCAGGTCGCAAACGCCACCGGGGCCACCTCTGTTGTCGCGGATGTAACGTCACCGGCAGATTGGGACTGCGTGATCGACACGGTCATGACCGAGCGAGGATGCATCGACGTTCTCGTGAATAATGCCGGGGCCGGGGGCCGCATCGCCCCTGTCGACGAGCAGACAGACGAAGAGATCATCGAAACCATAAACCTGAACCTCACGGCAGTGCTGTTGGGGTGCCGACGTGTCGGTAAGATCATGAAGTCACAGCACAGTGGCTATGTGATCAATGTTTCGAGCATCTGCGCCCAGTACTCGTGGTCCGGATGGTCTGTTTACTCAGCCGCAAAGGCGGGCGTGGAGCGTTTAAGCAAAGGGCTCTACGCGGAGCTGCGCGAGTCAGGCGTCCGAGTCACTACGCTAACCCCCTCGTGGGGGGCCACCGAGTTCGGGGAGGCATCATCCATAGCCGGTCACCCGACACTGGACCCGGAGGTCCGGCGACAGTGCATCCAGCCCGACGACATGGGGCGGCTGGTCCTTCACCTCGTCAGTACCCCTTCGCACCTGAACCAGCTTGAGTTAACCGTCTTGCCGACCGTTCAGGACATATCTCCTCTCTAA
- a CDS encoding NAD-dependent epimerase/dehydratase family protein — translation MTKTILVSGATGFIGKQLVPALLQAGWEVTALVRDTAKAAQVPELKGSRLVSGDLADIRSLQQAITGCEYVAHLAVLGHVNKEGTTEDKYQQVNAVGTSNMLEACLASGVKKIICCSTTAAIGTPDGNVIDESSPLRPITPYGRSKKAAEEVIQTYVRDRSAPVVTLVFPHVFGPGDVRDFLKIVRMIKKGIFPQIGSQPNYFPACYLSEAVSGIILALDKGQPGERYMIADDDPHDLRDIRRYVRVELGLRPDAYYPQAPKWMILLAAHTIEKTFSLMGKVPPVRPSNIKNLALSRRVDISKAKRELGFSHSTSLETAIKEMIAWYQQHRMI, via the coding sequence GTGACAAAGACCATACTCGTCAGCGGAGCCACCGGCTTCATCGGAAAACAACTCGTCCCCGCCCTGCTACAGGCAGGCTGGGAGGTGACAGCTCTCGTGCGCGACACCGCAAAAGCCGCCCAGGTCCCGGAACTCAAAGGCAGCCGGTTGGTTTCCGGCGATCTAGCCGACATACGGTCTCTGCAGCAGGCCATAACTGGCTGCGAGTATGTCGCCCATCTAGCTGTGCTGGGTCATGTAAACAAAGAAGGGACGACCGAGGACAAGTATCAGCAGGTCAATGCCGTTGGCACGAGCAATATGCTTGAGGCCTGCCTGGCATCCGGCGTCAAAAAAATCATTTGCTGCTCCACGACGGCAGCCATCGGCACTCCGGACGGTAATGTGATCGACGAGTCCTCCCCCCTGCGCCCGATCACGCCCTATGGCCGCTCCAAAAAGGCGGCAGAGGAAGTGATCCAGACATATGTCCGGGACAGGTCGGCTCCGGTCGTGACGCTGGTGTTCCCCCACGTGTTCGGCCCCGGCGACGTACGCGACTTTTTAAAGATCGTCCGTATGATCAAAAAGGGGATCTTTCCGCAGATCGGAAGCCAGCCCAACTACTTCCCGGCCTGCTACCTGAGCGAGGCTGTGAGCGGCATCATCCTCGCCCTCGACAAGGGACAGCCCGGCGAGCGCTACATGATCGCCGATGACGATCCACACGACTTGCGGGACATCCGCCGCTACGTCCGTGTCGAGCTGGGGCTGCGCCCCGATGCCTATTATCCACAGGCCCCGAAGTGGATGATCCTGCTCGCCGCCCACACGATCGAGAAGACCTTTAGCCTCATGGGCAAAGTGCCACCCGTGCGCCCCAGCAATATCAAAAACCTCGCCTTGAGCCGGCGGGTTGATATCAGTAAAGCCAAACGCGAGCTCGGCTTTTCCCATAGCACCAGCCTAGAAACCGCAATCAAGGAAATGATCGCATGGTACCAGCAGCACAGAATGATTTAA
- a CDS encoding glycosyltransferase: protein MAERILIIGPSHPFRGGIATYSTLLYDTLRRRCQVDFFGLKRQFWKFLYPGRSQIETGGFNLAREDIQYRLDTYNPFSWLSAGRQARDYDAVILPWWVAFWLPFYAIFLWASRGGRAKRILLCHNVQDHEAGLLTRIATDYIYNRADAFIVQSEDEAERLKRILRQPREICIHAHPSYAHYNRDTCDRASARDQLGLGPEERVALFFGYVRDYKGVDVLIEAAAQLRDENLPVKCLVVGEIWKNDPKYAQLIERLNIGDQVKLIDRYIDMEEIEPYFKAADFCLLPYRSATGSGVLQVALGMGTPAIASDLPAFSGSMTDEEEGFLVPPGDAQALASAIRRMYEADTHLRMAEHLRNQPPDQSWEELADKLFALLERTRQPSTQANS, encoded by the coding sequence ATGGCTGAGCGCATACTCATCATCGGCCCGTCCCACCCCTTCCGAGGGGGGATCGCCACCTACTCGACCCTGCTCTACGATACGCTCCGCCGCCGCTGTCAGGTGGACTTCTTCGGGCTCAAACGCCAGTTCTGGAAGTTCCTCTACCCCGGTCGCTCGCAGATCGAGACGGGGGGCTTTAACCTCGCCCGCGAGGATATCCAGTATCGGCTCGACACCTACAACCCCTTTAGCTGGCTCAGCGCCGGTCGCCAGGCCAGAGACTACGACGCCGTCATCCTGCCCTGGTGGGTAGCCTTCTGGCTGCCCTTCTACGCGATCTTTTTATGGGCCTCGCGCGGAGGCCGCGCAAAGCGCATTCTGCTCTGTCACAACGTCCAGGATCACGAGGCTGGCCTGCTGACCCGTATCGCCACCGACTACATATACAACCGCGCGGACGCCTTTATCGTGCAGAGCGAGGACGAGGCCGAGCGGCTCAAGCGCATCCTGCGCCAACCGCGCGAAATCTGCATCCACGCGCACCCCAGCTACGCCCACTACAACCGCGACACCTGCGACCGCGCCTCAGCCCGCGATCAACTCGGCCTCGGGCCAGAGGAGCGAGTAGCTCTGTTTTTCGGATACGTACGCGATTACAAGGGCGTGGATGTATTGATCGAGGCAGCCGCACAGCTTAGAGATGAGAACTTGCCGGTCAAATGCCTCGTCGTGGGCGAAATCTGGAAAAACGATCCCAAGTACGCTCAACTCATTGAGAGGCTGAACATCGGTGACCAGGTCAAACTCATCGACCGCTACATCGACATGGAGGAGATCGAGCCCTACTTCAAGGCGGCCGATTTCTGCCTGCTCCCGTACCGGTCAGCCACAGGCAGCGGTGTACTCCAAGTGGCCCTCGGCATGGGGACGCCAGCCATCGCCAGCGATTTACCGGCATTCTCGGGCTCCATGACCGACGAGGAAGAAGGCTTTCTCGTGCCACCCGGAGACGCCCAGGCCCTCGCCTCCGCCATCCGTCGCATGTACGAGGCCGACACGCATCTACGCATGGCCGAACACCTGCGCAACCAGCCTCCGGACCAAAGCTGGGAAGAACTGGCCGACAAGCTGTTTGCCCTTCTGGAAAGAACGCGCCAGCCATCCACCCAAGCGAATTCTTAG